The Deinobacterium chartae genome includes a window with the following:
- a CDS encoding cold-shock protein, with protein sequence MAVGRVKWFNAEKGFGFIETPGGPDVFAHFSAIQAQGFKKLNEGDEVEFDIEDGQRGKGPQAKNIVVTKAAPESSFGGGRPQRNDRW encoded by the coding sequence ATGGCTGTTGGTCGAGTTAAATGGTTTAACGCGGAAAAAGGATTTGGATTCATTGAGACGCCCGGCGGTCCGGACGTTTTCGCTCATTTCAGCGCTATTCAGGCTCAGGGCTTCAAGAAGCTGAACGAGGGCGACGAGGTCGAGTTCGACATCGAAGACGGCCAGCGCGGCAAGGGCCCCCAGGCCAAGAACATCGTGGTCACCAAGGCCGCTCCCGAGAGCAGCTTTGGCGGCGGCCGCCCCCAGCGCAACGACCGCTGGTAA
- a CDS encoding phenylacetic acid degradation protein, producing the protein MMDTQWPRWEVFKQDAPGKPHQAVGSVHATDPQHALVTARTVFVRRPSAVSLWVVPARVILARTAEELVTEGELPATEPEAAAPQRYLVFRKTNHRRSMTFVDYALTLEAASPEAALRRAREHFAHSPTLVWWIVPEAAITRSDESPETVESWFAPARDKTYRQQSSYGVVGSHISKHKQRPQGAERD; encoded by the coding sequence ATGATGGACACGCAATGGCCCCGCTGGGAAGTGTTCAAGCAGGACGCGCCCGGAAAGCCGCACCAGGCGGTTGGCAGCGTGCACGCCACCGACCCGCAGCACGCCCTGGTCACCGCCCGCACCGTGTTCGTACGCCGTCCCAGCGCGGTGTCGCTGTGGGTCGTTCCCGCCCGGGTGATCTTGGCGCGCACGGCCGAGGAACTGGTGACCGAGGGCGAGCTTCCGGCGACCGAACCCGAGGCGGCCGCGCCGCAGCGTTACCTGGTGTTCCGCAAGACCAACCATCGCCGCTCGATGACCTTCGTGGACTACGCCCTGACCCTCGAGGCGGCCTCGCCCGAAGCGGCGCTGCGCCGGGCGCGCGAGCACTTCGCGCACAGCCCGACGCTCGTGTGGTGGATCGTGCCCGAGGCGGCGATCACCCGCAGCGACGAGAGCCCCGAGACGGTCGAGAGCTGGTTTGCCCCCGCGCGCGACAAGACCTACCGTCAGCAGTCGTCGTACGGCGTGGTGGGCTCGCACATCAGCAAGCACAAGCAACGCCCCCAGGGAGCCGAACGTGACTGA
- the paaA gene encoding 1,2-phenylacetyl-CoA epoxidase subunit PaaA has protein sequence MTTAQDPRLDPRLEAFEARIARGEKIEPGDWMPDEYRRQLIRMISQHAHSEYVGMLPEGEWITRAPSLRRKMILMAKVQDEAGHGQYLYHAAETLGATREDMMDALLSGRAKYSSIFNYPSLTWADVGMIGWLVDGAAIKNQTMLAGCSYGPYSRAMVRICSEETFHHKQGKEMILTYAAGTPAQRRMAQDALNRWWWPSLMMLGPHDQDSPNTAVLSRWGIKLKSNDEVRQEFINEHVPELLEAGLSIPDPDLRFDEASGNWIHGPINWDEFWAVVKGNGPMNRARLEARRFAHEDGAWVREALAAYGARSQAQAAD, from the coding sequence ATGACCACCGCCCAAGACCCCCGGCTTGATCCTCGCCTCGAGGCTTTTGAAGCGCGCATCGCGCGCGGCGAGAAGATCGAGCCGGGCGACTGGATGCCCGACGAGTACCGACGCCAGCTGATCCGCATGATCTCGCAGCACGCCCACAGCGAGTACGTCGGCATGCTGCCCGAAGGCGAGTGGATCACCCGCGCTCCCAGCCTGCGCCGCAAGATGATCCTGATGGCCAAGGTCCAAGACGAGGCCGGGCACGGCCAGTACCTCTACCACGCCGCCGAAACCCTGGGGGCCACCCGCGAGGACATGATGGACGCGCTGCTCAGCGGGCGCGCCAAGTACTCCTCGATCTTCAACTACCCCAGCCTGACCTGGGCCGACGTCGGCATGATCGGCTGGCTGGTCGACGGGGCCGCCATCAAAAACCAGACCATGCTGGCCGGCTGCTCGTACGGACCCTACTCGCGCGCGATGGTCCGCATCTGCTCGGAGGAGACCTTCCACCACAAACAGGGCAAGGAGATGATCCTGACCTACGCTGCCGGAACCCCGGCCCAGCGCCGCATGGCCCAAGACGCCCTGAACCGCTGGTGGTGGCCCTCGCTGATGATGCTCGGCCCGCACGACCAGGACTCGCCCAACACCGCGGTCCTCAGCCGCTGGGGCATCAAGCTCAAGAGCAACGACGAGGTGCGCCAGGAGTTCATCAACGAGCACGTTCCCGAACTGCTCGAGGCGGGCCTCAGCATTCCCGACCCTGATCTGCGCTTCGACGAGGCCAGCGGCAACTGGATTCACGGTCCGATCAACTGGGACGAGTTCTGGGCGGTCGTCAAGGGCAACGGCCCCATGAACCGGGCCCGCCTCGAGGCGCGCCGCTTCGCCCACGAGGACGGTGCTTGGGTGCGCGAGGCCCTGGCGGCCTACGGCGCGCGCAGCCAGGCGCAGGCGGCGGACTGA
- a CDS encoding cobyric acid synthase has translation MKAIMLMGCTSDAGKSFLAAALCRYYANLGVRVAPFKAQNMSNNAAVTPGGLEIGRAQALQARAARVPAEPRMNPVLLKPLGDTRSAVIRLGEPDLEVSALPWMQRKKALWPTVQQALHGLLAEYELVIIEGAGSPAEVNLKSSDIVNMRVALEAQADVHLIADIDRGGAFAHLLGTWACLEPHEQARLKGFVLNKFRGDPKLLLDAPKWLEQRTGVPVTAVVPMLEHRLPEEDAFRRPQAREGVRIGLIVYPGASNLEEFDPLRHAPGVSLEAVAPGDPLDAYAAVILPGSRNTVASLEYLRRTGLAARVARAARAGTPLLGICGGMQMLGRVVRDPHGLEGGDAEGLGLLDLETELAPAKTTAWREVRLEGGARVRGYEIHHGETRAGPGAMPYLEAGLGWRQGNVWGVYLHGLLEDAVFRASFLNRLGWQGEAEDWDALLEAELERAAALVTSSGWAAHLPAPEQLRSGRA, from the coding sequence GAACATGAGCAACAACGCCGCCGTGACCCCGGGCGGCCTGGAGATCGGACGCGCCCAGGCCTTGCAGGCCCGCGCCGCGCGCGTCCCCGCCGAGCCGCGCATGAACCCGGTGCTGCTCAAGCCGCTGGGGGATACCCGCTCGGCGGTGATCCGCCTGGGCGAGCCGGACCTCGAGGTCAGCGCCCTGCCCTGGATGCAGCGTAAAAAAGCGCTGTGGCCCACGGTGCAGCAGGCCCTGCACGGCCTGCTGGCCGAGTACGAACTGGTGATCATCGAGGGAGCGGGCAGCCCGGCCGAGGTCAACCTCAAGTCCTCGGACATCGTGAACATGCGGGTGGCCCTCGAGGCACAGGCGGACGTGCACCTGATCGCCGACATCGACCGCGGCGGGGCCTTTGCGCACCTGCTGGGAACCTGGGCCTGCCTGGAGCCGCACGAGCAGGCCCGCTTGAAAGGTTTTGTGCTCAACAAGTTCCGTGGGGACCCCAAGCTGCTGCTCGACGCGCCGAAATGGCTCGAGCAGCGCACCGGGGTGCCGGTCACGGCGGTGGTCCCGATGCTCGAGCACCGTCTGCCCGAGGAGGATGCCTTCCGCCGCCCGCAGGCGCGCGAGGGGGTGCGCATCGGGCTGATCGTGTACCCGGGGGCCTCGAACCTCGAGGAGTTCGATCCGCTGCGGCACGCGCCCGGCGTGTCCCTCGAGGCGGTCGCTCCCGGCGACCCGCTCGACGCCTACGCGGCGGTGATCTTGCCGGGGAGCCGCAACACGGTCGCCTCGCTCGAATACCTGCGCCGGACCGGTTTGGCGGCCCGGGTCGCGCGCGCTGCCCGGGCAGGCACGCCGCTGCTGGGGATCTGCGGCGGCATGCAGATGCTGGGGCGGGTGGTGCGCGACCCGCACGGCCTCGAGGGCGGCGACGCCGAGGGCCTGGGTTTGCTCGACCTCGAAACCGAGCTGGCCCCGGCCAAGACCACCGCCTGGCGTGAGGTGCGGCTCGAGGGGGGCGCGCGGGTGCGCGGCTACGAGATCCATCACGGCGAGACCCGCGCGGGACCGGGCGCCATGCCGTACCTGGAAGCGGGGCTGGGCTGGCGGCAGGGCAACGTGTGGGGCGTGTACCTGCACGGTCTGCTCGAGGACGCCGTGTTTCGGGCGAGCTTCCTGAACCGCCTGGGCTGGCAGGGCGAGGCCGAGGACTGGGACGCGCTGCTCGAGGCCGAACTGGAGCGTGCGGCTGCACTGGTCACCTCGAGCGGCTGGGCCGCGCACCTGCCCGCTCCCGAGCAACTGCGCTCGGGTCGGGCCTGA
- a CDS encoding trypsin-like peptidase domain-containing protein, producing MGNNLAGRALRALTLSLTGLVLLTSPLAGAQPAPVQTPQAQAPQNQRQAPQRNIGVASLSEANAALFRKAQPATFRLEHRSITDSNTPDGIGTGFFITKDGLALTAYHVVEGARVLSARTLSGERYPVEVVGFDAQADLAVVQVKASRNVPFLPLAASTPKVGQLALAIGNSRGQLLQPKQGRLLRLEVAADRADFPSGTLELDAPLAPGDSGGPILSESGEVIGVVSYIRLDDRERLRSYAIPVGSQNALLQELRAGTKRDVPALGITASNVLANIRFLPEAFPKLGLGPKPGAIFDGLAPNGPAARAGLRPVVPISEGDEDTPPQLRGDVITALNGKTVRSFEELVARVREHKVGETVKLTVQRGNQTVEISVQLEARAQVAF from the coding sequence GTGGGAAACAACCTTGCCGGGCGAGCGCTGCGCGCGCTGACGCTCTCACTGACCGGACTCGTCCTCCTGACCTCTCCCCTGGCCGGAGCACAACCCGCTCCGGTTCAGACCCCGCAGGCCCAGGCACCCCAGAACCAGCGTCAGGCACCGCAGCGCAACATCGGCGTAGCCTCGCTCAGCGAGGCCAACGCCGCACTGTTCCGCAAGGCCCAGCCCGCCACCTTCCGCCTCGAGCATCGCTCGATCACCGATTCCAACACCCCCGACGGGATAGGAACCGGATTTTTCATCACCAAAGACGGCCTGGCACTCACCGCCTACCACGTGGTCGAGGGAGCCAGGGTCTTGAGTGCCCGCACCCTCTCCGGCGAACGCTACCCGGTCGAGGTGGTCGGATTCGACGCCCAGGCGGACCTGGCCGTGGTCCAGGTAAAGGCGAGCAGGAACGTGCCGTTCCTGCCGCTGGCCGCCAGCACCCCCAAGGTAGGGCAGCTGGCCCTGGCCATCGGCAACAGCCGCGGTCAGCTGCTGCAACCGAAACAGGGTCGCCTGCTGCGCCTCGAGGTCGCTGCCGACCGCGCCGACTTTCCCAGCGGCACCCTCGAGCTGGACGCGCCGTTGGCCCCCGGCGACTCGGGCGGACCGATCCTGAGCGAAAGCGGCGAGGTGATCGGCGTCGTGAGCTACATCCGCCTGGACGACCGCGAGCGCCTGCGCTCGTACGCGATCCCGGTCGGCTCCCAAAACGCCCTGCTGCAGGAACTGCGCGCCGGAACCAAACGCGACGTGCCCGCGCTGGGCATCACCGCCTCGAACGTGCTGGCCAACATCCGCTTCCTGCCCGAGGCCTTTCCCAAGCTGGGCCTGGGACCCAAACCCGGAGCGATCTTCGACGGGCTGGCACCCAACGGCCCGGCGGCGCGCGCCGGACTGCGCCCGGTGGTCCCGATCTCCGAAGGCGACGAGGACACCCCGCCTCAGCTGCGCGGCGACGTGATCACCGCGCTCAACGGCAAGACGGTACGCTCCTTCGAGGAACTGGTGGCGCGGGTGCGCGAGCACAAGGTGGGCGAAACCGTGAAACTCACCGTGCAGCGCGGAAACCAGACCGTCGAGATCAGCGTGCAGCTCGAAGCGCGCGCGCAGGTGGCCTTCTAG